ATTCGGCCGCTGCTTGAGCAACAGGCGGTGGACATTGTGATGCCTGACCTCCAGAAAGCCGGCGGCCTTGGGGAAGGACAACGGATTGCGAACCTCGCCAACCTGTACTACGTGCCGTTTGCCCCACACATGGTTGCGTCGTTTCTGGGCGCGATGGCATCCTGTCATGTGTGTGCCTCGGTGCCCAACTTCATGGTACTTGAGTGGCAGATCTATTTCCATAAAAACCCGATGTTCAATGAGATTGTGACGTACGACGGCGTGATGGTGGAAGATGGTTTTATCCCGCTTTCTGAGAAGCCTGGTATCGGCGTTGAAATCAACGAAGAGGGCATGCGCAAATACGCAACGCCGGGCATGCCCTTTTTTGAATAAGCCAGAATGTGTTACCTTGACTGCTATGTGTCTTGTGCGCATAACAGGTTCTCATCCACCCATCAAAATTTACCGTGCAGAATTTGTATAACCTGGTGCTGGGCATTGCCGGCATCTGCGCCCTGGCTTTCCTGGGTGTGTTAATCTTCGGACAAGGCATTGCTGCCGGCGGCCCGTTCCTCGTTGGTTTTTTGATCTGCCTTGCTATCGGTGGCCTCGGTACGCCGATGCTGCGCCAGTTGGCGTTTACCGTCTGGATCTTTGCTGGCGTTGCCATGGCGATGTATTATCCGCGCTACTTCCAGACGGTTGGCGACTTTGAATTGAAAACGCTCATTGTCCCGCTCATCCAGGTGATTATGTTTGGGATGGGTACCGCGATGAGCCTGAAAGATTTCGAGGGTGTGGTGAAAATGCCCAAAGGGGTGGTTGTGGGATTGGTGGCGCAACTGACCATTATGCCATTAATTGGTGCGTCGATTGCGTTGCTGATGAATTTCCCGGCTGAGGTTGCCGCAGGCATTATCCTGATTGGCTCGGCCCCGAGTGGCGTCGCCTCGAACGTCATGGCCTACATTGCCAAAGCCAACCTTGCCCTGTCTATTACGCTGACAGCCGTGGCTACATTGCTGGCACCATTGACTACACCGTTTCTGATGAAAATACTGGCCGGCCAACTTGTGCCCATCGACTTTGTGGCCATGATGATTGGCATTATCAAAATGGTGATTGTGCCCATCGTGCTTGGGCTGTTGTTCAACCGACTGGTTGCTGGCCGCGCGCCGTGGTTGGACAAAGCCATGCCCTTGCTTTCCATGATTGCAATTGCTGTAGTCATCACCATCATTACAGCCACGGGCAGAGACGCGTTGCTCACTATCGGGCCCCTGCTTTTTCTTGCAGCCATCATCCATAACGCAAGCGGTTACCTGATCGGGTATTGGGGATGTAAGATGGTTGGCCTCGACGAGCAGTCGTGCCGGACCATTTCCATAGAGGTGGGCATGCAGAACGGTGGACTGGCCTCTGGCATTGCGTTGCAGATGGGTAAGGTGGCTACGGTCGGATTGGCGCCGGCTATCTTTGGTCCGTGGATGAATATTACGGGTTCAGCGCTTGCCAACTGGTGGCGTAACCGTGCTCCCGAATCAGAAACTGCCCCCGAACAGCCGGCTGAAATGACCGCCTAATTTTAAA
The DNA window shown above is from Bacteroidota bacterium and carries:
- a CDS encoding bile acid:sodium symporter family protein codes for the protein MQNLYNLVLGIAGICALAFLGVLIFGQGIAAGGPFLVGFLICLAIGGLGTPMLRQLAFTVWIFAGVAMAMYYPRYFQTVGDFELKTLIVPLIQVIMFGMGTAMSLKDFEGVVKMPKGVVVGLVAQLTIMPLIGASIALLMNFPAEVAAGIILIGSAPSGVASNVMAYIAKANLALSITLTAVATLLAPLTTPFLMKILAGQLVPIDFVAMMIGIIKMVIVPIVLGLLFNRLVAGRAPWLDKAMPLLSMIAIAVVITIITATGRDALLTIGPLLFLAAIIHNASGYLIGYWGCKMVGLDEQSCRTISIEVGMQNGGLASGIALQMGKVATVGLAPAIFGPWMNITGSALANWWRNRAPESETAPEQPAEMTA